Part of the Ammospiza nelsoni isolate bAmmNel1 chromosome 6, bAmmNel1.pri, whole genome shotgun sequence genome is shown below.
TCCAGCTTTTTGAAGATGAGGAGCAGAACTTGAAGGCCCCAAAAAAGTGTAGATGTTAATTCAGGGGAATTtaacagaaattttctttttcctggacTTGAAATGAGGGCAGCAGCAAGATACCACGTACAAGCAAGCAGGGGATGACCTTTTGTCTCCCCCTAGGTCATTTTCTCTTGACCTTCCTGTTGCTGGAGCGTCTGAAGCAGTGTGCCCCCGCCCGCATCGTGAACGTGTCCTCCCTGGCTCACCACGGCGGCCGCATCCGCTTCCACGATCTGCACGGGGAGAAGAGCTACAATCGCGGCCTGGCCTACTGCCACAGCAAGCTGGCCAACGTGCTCTTCACCCGCGAGCTGGCCCGGCGCCTGCAAGGCAAgttccagaggcagcaggggcCTTTGCTTGGCTTTCCGAGCACCGTGCATGGGGAGGGTGGGTTGGAGAAAGGGCTGCAAATCATCTGTGCAGAAATTGGATGGTTGGAGGCAAATGTCACTGAGCTCTTTGTAGGAAGAAAATAGCTCCTGTCTGTGGAACCAGGAGACTTGCAACACAGATTGTCTTTACAACAACAGGGTAGAGGAGTTTAGTATCTTGCCACAGTTGAATTTATCTCATTTTTCTGTGGTGCTTGTCAAATACTAGCTGCATCCATGCAGACAGTTGTGCTATGTGGATGGAAGCTGGAAacagagccacagctgcagtCTCCAATAGAAAACCTAATGCACACTCAGCTGCCTTAAAGGTTGGTGGCCCGTAGAACAAGCATAAGATTAGACAGTACCTTGTAAGTCACGACATCTGTCACAGTCATGCCATTCAGTCCTGTTCATAAACTGAAGTAGTATTTATTTACTACAACAGAAGCAGTGTCTTCCCCAGGAAATTACTATTAGAGTAAGGCAAAAGAGGCAGGTGTTCTCAAAAACCTGCTGGAAACTGCTGCTGGTTTAGCACTCAGGCCCCCTAGCACTTTGTTTTGCAGAAGGCACATAATGACTCCTGTGTTTAGaagggagcaggggatgctccaGTGCCATGGATGAATGTTTTAAACTGCTTCAAGAATCACCATCAAAGGTATTAGCAAAAGTGTTTTTAACCTGATGTCATAAAAGGGTGACTTAACAAAGTGCGATGGCAAAGTTGACTCTGTTACATGAAAGACACATACAAAGGAAAACTGATTTAGAATTAAGTTAGAATGATTCACACAGGACTGGAAACACACTGTGTAAGGAAGACCCTCCTGTTGAATCACGAGGCTCAGCTTGGAGCCCCATGCTTTTTGAACCCCTTAGGAAGCCTAGGTCCAGTTTGAGTCTCAGACTTGGACAGTTTATATGTAATGAAATGATCTATACAAAgtttataataattattattgaGTAGCTACATGGACTAGTAATGTTTCCTCAGTATTAATTCAACAATCAGTCACTTACCAAGAATTTGTTGCAAGCAAAGGGCCTCTCTGCCTTGCTTAAGGAAGGCTCTCAGTCTCAGGTAAGAAATCTCAAATGTTGAGAGGCATCTCTGCTCCAGGGGAGTTACCTGCTTTGCAGTCCAGTTGCAGCTTGAGCTGAGGTTCAGCTGGGCTCATCCAAAAGTTTGCTCTTGGTAAAAGGTCTCTGCCTTGAGGAGCAGCCTTGAGAGGTGAGCCAGCTCAAGGGAAGACTGTCACCCTGCAGTCAAATCTCCtagcagggagagctcagagaagGCTTACTTAGGCTGAAATATTTATGGAGTGGAGTGGTTGGCTGGTATTCAAATTATATACAGTGGGAAAGGTACATGAGACTCAGTGCATCCACAACCTTATTTGTTCCTGGAGGGAAGAGTATTGGAAAAGCTGTGTGCTACTTGTGTGAACTGCCTGATGGGTGTTCCAAATGCATGTGCACTGATACTCACTGGCTTCTGTGGATTTCCTAGAAGAGTTCTGGCCCATTTATAGCTCACACCTGTACTTTCTTTGGAGCCTGTACCAAACTACTGCTGATTTGGCTAAGAGGTCAAGCGTATCCATCACATCCAGCATGCAGTAACTACAGAGGACTGCACTTATTCTCTGTATCTAAGGCTACTTAAAAGACTCCTCCTCTAAGTTATAGATTATCTACAGGCAGAATTGAGGAGTATATTACCCTTCTTTTAGAGACACTTTGATCCATGTGGACTTGTCTTGGactgttttattttgccatAGGCACTAAAGTCACAGCAAACGCTCTCCATCCCGGGTCTGTGTACTCGGATCTGGTCCGGCACTCGTCTGTAATGACCTGGCTGTGGAAGATATTCTCCTTCTTCTTGAAGACACCTTGTGAAGGAGCTCAGACCAGTATCTACTGTGCAGTAGCTGAGGAGCTGGAGTCTGTGACAGGACAGTATTTCAGGTGGGTGCAAGCTGATGAAGTGATACTCTGTGGAAGGCAGCTTTGCTGGCTGAGGCATGTGGGACTTACTGTCATTGTTCATTAAGAAGGGACCAGGTAAGAGGCTGTCTGGTAAGACTGAGGGTGACAAATAGAGCATTACCCCTTTCAGGTCTGTTGCAATCATGTTAGAAGAAATACCTGACCTGTGCAACACTTCATGCAATAGCATGTCCTGTAGTGCCAGAAATATTAATGTACTCAAAGTGCAGGAATGGCTGTCACACACTCAGAGCTCTAATGCTGACCTGCCTAACACTTGGGAAAATCACTTTTCAGTAGAACTGTGTAGTTACTTAGGTCACTTCAGTCAATTCTGGGAAGACACTTCATTTCCCTTCGTAGTTTTACACCACTAGAGCAGAAGGGCCTGTGCTCTCAGGGAGCTAGGAgagctgatggagctgcagaGAAAGGTGAGATTTTCAGGTCTGGCATGTGACCAAATAACTTTATCCTCCAGTGTGATAGACCTACCAGCTGGGAGGGACTCTTGCTGGGTTGTTTGTCACACTGTCATGGAAATGCTCTTGTTTAGCTCCCATTATAAAACGtgttatttttttacttctttgaCTCATTCCAGGACCCTACATTGTTCTTCTTTTCCCATCACCAAaaccacagcccagagcagtttcaagtCATCATCATTCTATATTTGAAGACTGCTATTCGAACAGATTCCCACAGATATGTCTGCCAGCTTCCCACTGCATGTAGAGCACTGTAACAATACTGTTTTTTGGGAACAAATACAAAAAGTcgtgggttttttctcctccctcacATGGATGCTGTTGGAGCCATTGTGTCTTTGCAGAGCTTTCTTCTTGTGATTTGTGATCAGATTAGTCTCTGTAATGACATCATTGCCTGATCTTCATTTGGGAGTTAGTACCATCTTAATCAGACGTGAATGTATAAATAGACATCTTAAGTCTTCCCTGACTGCCTGTCTTGGGATAAAAATGTAGCATTGATGTCCCAAAGTACAGAAAACTGGTGGAATttaaactcattaaaaaaaggGAGTTTTGGACCTGGTGGGAAATGAGAAGTTTCAACACTAATTCACAATTTACACTGGACTAGCCTAGAATCCTTTTTACTTTCCAGGCCATAGAGTATAAAACACAAGTGTAGAcgttaagaaaaaaaatttcatgcCACAGTCATGAGACAGGTGGGACACCACCTGTCATTTCAAGCATATTAAAGGCTCCATCTATAAACACTGAGCTGAATGGAAACCTTACAAGATGCCATTTCTTCTGTGCTCTTAAACTCCCAAGTTATTGCAGCATTATAGTTGAGAACACAGGACCTCTTTTCCAGACTGAATGCTTTCTGATTGGAGGAGCTGAGAAGAAAGAAGCACAGTTCAAATGATAATGGAAAGGGGGTAACCATACATGGTTATTACAGTGTTATCCTTGGGTATACAGTGGGATAAATAGTTTAGAATGAAGGGCTGTCTGAGTGActtttttgcaggtttttttttaggaaatgtGCTCCTGAAGAGCTTGGTTGGAGTCTATATGCCTTTTTAGTGGTATTAATGAGAATGCACACTAGTGAGGTTTCTTTTAAGAGTTGAGACAACAGATAGAGCTACACTTGCTTGCCAGTTCTTGGTGCCATTGGGAGAGATTCTTCCCTAGCTAGTTGGAAAGAAATCTTTCTCATGGTGGCTTAGCACCAACCCTTGCTCATTTGCTGGACAGCTCCCACCATTATTGAACTAGTCTTGAATTAAGCTGATAGAGAGCAACTCCCTAATCTTAACACAGACATTTCAGTGTACTAATGCAGATGGAGATGTTAGActtgaaagaatgaaaagagTGTTTTTCTTACAGTGATTGCCAGCCAGCGTACGTGTCTCCACGTGGTCGGGATGATGAGACGGCAAAGAAGCTCTGGAGCGTGAGCTGTGAGCTCCTTGGCATCCAGTGGGACTGAGCTGCACCAAGAGTGTCCCTGGCTGGGCCCAGCAAAGCTTCTCCAGggaacagcactgctgagagACCTCAAGAGTACAACACTGATACTTCAGCTGCCCTCAGGATGGCTCTGCGGGCACAACATAAGTTGAATTTCTGCAATATTACACTTAAGGATTGAGATTTGTAAGCAATCAGTCCCTCTTCCTAGCTGGAGAATTAGAGCACTAATGCAGGGAGCAACCTGCTTGTTATCTCACACAGCACCTCGAGGCTGTGGTTCTCTGGCTTTAGAATAGAAAGGGAGGTTGCAGTCTTAGGTTTAGATTATGAAGTAACAAGGCATTACTTTAAATAaagtttggttgtttttttccctaacaGCAATAGTAATAAGGTAGGACTCTAAACTTATGAGTTTAGTATGACTCTGAACTATGAGATTATTTTCAGTTCCTACCCTTTGAACTGGCAGAGCAAAAATACTTTGGGATATTAAATTTTCTGGAAAGTTATGCAATACTCTTTAGCACACAAAAACAGGTCCTGGCCTTTTTGTGCCAAGCATTAGGTAAAATTTTTTACATGGAATCACTTTCTCTGCATGCTCTGTAAGAAGCTGGACCCTAGCCACTGAGGTATCATGGCCCTTAATACCCACTGATTGCAGTAGGTTTATTGGGGGTTGGCAAACCTTCTGAGAACCCAGGTTTTGGTGCAGGTGACTAAGAGGTTAAaagctgcaggagggctgcaatTGTGCACAGAcaagttatttaaaaaatcagcatCTCTCTCATGAAGCATTGAACAAAGATGGTGTTAAAGTTGTCACAGTAACCCCCCCAGCTGCACTTTAAATTACGTTAGAACCTAGAAAATAGAGCAGAATGAACAAGGAACATCTCAACcatgttaaaaaatattaaacaacttcagctgagaCTTTAGCTTTAAATGACACCAAACCTCCTAGAGCTAAATagctgaagcaggaggcaggacTATCTTGGTATTACGGTCAAGCTGGCCCCAGGACAGGAAGGTAAGACTTGCACAGAAATCCTTGTGTTTGTCTGCCCAGCAGCTACGGGGCAGGCAATGCCTGGCTGCCAGCTAaggctgcctgcctgcccctgcaggaCCACACAGCTTGCACTTCCACCAAGCAGCTGCCTCAGGCCACACAGCTCTGGGACTGCTCCCTTGGAACCCCAGTGCAACGTGAGTGCAAACTGCTGGAGTGCAATCCGTGATCAGAGATTATTTCTGAAAGAGTTAAGCAGTCAGAAACCAAGTGCCATAGCTCATAGGATTATcttctgcttctgaaaaaaTGCCTAGAAGTTTTTGGACTTGCATATGAACCTGCCACTGTGACCAACTGCCAGTTGTGGAAAACCAATGCTAATTTTAATTCTTCCTGTCTGGATGCTGTCCATGCAGATGAGTCCTGTGCTACCTCTGAGCAATACTAAGTAAAACCATTTTCCTTTTACAACTGGACCCCGTATCTTCTCTCAGAAATGCTGAATCAGTTTACTTGGTGTTGCTGTTACCTGCACCTGCCTCACTAATGTAGAGAATTCAGTCCAGGTAGCATTTTAAAGTTCCTTTGTGTTTCTCCCAGTCACtctacttttttcccccctccctcttTTGTGCTGCATCCCAATGATGAAGCTAAATCCACAACTATAATGTAGCAGTAGAATGTTACCTACCACTGGAGCGTTGGCTTGCTTTCTGTGTGTCATTCTCTGATCTTGAAAGTGGCTTCAGGAGCAAGAGAAAccagtttttaaaaaagcagaaaagtgtCTCTGGTGTTAACTGTTTTTGCCCTTGCAGGTCAATGCACTTCTCAAAAAGTCTAATTATAGATTTAACATAAGACAAATAAACATTTCCATAGATATACATCCACTCTCTTTGACCTTGAGCAAGTAATTTATACTTCTCAGCTGATCTCTAAAAAATGAGGAAACTAAAGCTCATTTAGCTGTCTCAAAGGGAGGCTTGTAAGGGAGAGTTAGATTAACTTGCAAAGCTCCCTAAAGAGGATTACTGAGCACATGCATGAGGCTGAACTACCTAGGCTACCTAGCTGCTAGAGGGGACTTCTAAAGATGTGACATTCCAGTCGATCTAAATACTGAGGATACTCAGTAACATGTAAATTTGGCATGATACAACAATTACCCCCACTTCTAATTACTCCACTAAGTATAGCCAAAAGCAAAATGCAGGTCTAGAAAGAGAACTCTAGCTGTGTTGggataaaaaataaactgaaaatacaTTAACAGTCAtaatactttatttttgttttagttgTAAACAAACCTTGGTCAGTAACAGAGAAATTCTCTTAAACTGGCAGTATTCAATCCCTTCTTCCTGCTCAAAAATTCAAAGCCCCTTGATAATTGCACAATTTATGACACAATGTAATTAACTGGGGTCAAAATTCCAGTTCTGCTGGTACAAGAAAGATCCCTACAATTCCAGGTTAAGAACATCAAATTACACCAAACACTATATAAAGTGCATCAGGTACAGTGCAAAGAGGTCAGGAAGAAAGGCAGGTAGGGAACTGATGGGTCTGCATGGCAAACTCCACTCTgagtgctctctgcagctgaaggaacGTGAGCAGAACAGGAACATGACAGCAATGCAGATCTGGATACCCTCACACAGTAAAATCTCCCCATAATCAGAGATTTAAAAATGACTGAAGCCATAGGTAGTGTCACGTTTTAGCATTAGCCTGATGGCTGTAAGCTGATGGAAAGCTAGGTCAGTCTGGCCAGGGAAACAAAAGCTTTCATTAGTACTGCTCTCTAATGAGATAATGCAAATCTGTGGTCAGGGGATTCTGAAAGCTGTATGTGGTCATTTCTGCTCtagtgagcagagcagagcacctcCAAAGTGTTTGTGTCAGCTCTTGAAACCCTGAAGAAGATGGACCAAATCCTTTCCAACACCATGGAAGTCTGCTCTTTCATTATAGTGAGCTTGGGGATAGTGCAAAACTCTTAACTTCGTAGTCTCAATTATTTTATGTACTAAAACTATTTACAATTACATTACACTTCAGAAAACCTGTTGGTTTTTTGATGTAAAcaactttttaataaaaaagtgaaatagTTTTCCTACTTCTTGTGCTGAAATACATGtaaacagcaaacacaaactTGGGGAATGccatgttttgttcttttttttttgacagtcCTACTACTGTCTAACACATTTTTGCCAGTTTGTCATGTCCCAATCCTAGTTGCAGAGAAGCAGCTACTTTTTTTCAGCATCCCTGAACACAGACATTGCACAGagattgctgcttttttttcataaaacCAATCAACTTGCACTTCCAGAGCAAAACCCATCAATACAGGGCATGTCCAGTTCCATGTTCTATTGTACTTGAGAGGGACAAATTATTCtggtaataaataaataaatacatccCTATGTGAAAGGGATACAGACCACTTGTTTAATTTTGCCACAGCTTGCTCTATCATTATTCTTTGCCATACCTGATGAAAAACTGTGGAAGTTTACTGTCAACTATTCAGTCATAAAGCTGCAGCACAATGATTTATTGGGTATTACTGCAGTAAAGAAGAGGCACATGATTTTTCAGCTATTTTAAAGGCTTATTTTCCCTTTGTACTTCCCTTACCGCACATGCCCTTTAAAACTTCATTCATTTAGTTGGCACTAGCCCAAGTACCACATCTATGGCACACAAAACACAGTGTGACTGATAAGTTCAAATCTGCCAAAAGAATCAGTTCCTACATTatcaaacaaactaaaaaaaatggGTACACTATACTGGGTGTGGGGGGGATAAAAAAGAAGTAGCAATGATTTGTCTAGAGgcttaaaaaaatctcagttttagTCTTTGAAACAGAAGAATTCTCcaattttgaaaacttttcaGGAAACATCACAAAAATTTTATACTCTAGGCTACAATGAGTTGATAAAATTTTTCTGTCCTCTCTACATATGTTTTctggattaaaaataaaacatatatttataaGTCCAGTGCTTTTCAAAAAATATcaacccccccaaaaattaaaagccaacaaaacccaaaaactaaAGCCAGCAACAGAAGTGCTCTCTTCCATACACCTAAATCCTTGCTTGTTCAGTTTGAAACTGCTGCCCCCCGACCCCCATCAAAAAGAGAGCCAAAAAACACCCTGAGGTAGTGACTGTTTGTCAGAATACAGGACTGGCACTTGTAATTTAGTTCCCTTCCTTTCACCAGAGGCACATTAGCGACATCCATCTGCCACCGCCATCAGCCAACAGAGTTCCATTGTACCTAGACGCTGCGGAAGCAGACGCCTCTGAGCTGTCCTGAAGCCTTCTGCTTCGGCAGGACGGCTGGTGTCAGTCGCACATCACTTCCTGGTGCCCTGGGGGAGCCGGTTCCTGCCCTTGGGCTGGTGCACGGAGAGCCACTGGGCGCAGATGGCCGTGACGACGTGGTCGCCGCTGCTGTCGGCCAGCTGCCGCACGCGCTGCACCAGCTGCACGGCGCGCGCCCGCTCCTGCCGCACCGACACCAGGTACGCCGAGCGCAGCTTGTTGCACAGCAGGTACGCCTGGATCTGACACCACAGCCTGGTCAGAGAGCTGAGCAAACTCACTGGGCAAGCTCAACAAGGACCCGAGGGAAATACCCACTTTACAGGTCTGTCACGCAAGGTAGTAGCACCACATTACCAAACACAGCATGGCATGAGGCAGATCCCAGGGAAAGAAATGGGCAAACAGGTGTATTTTATTAAGTTTGTGTCTTGTAGACACTCCTTTACTCTATGACCATGAAACTACTCTCAGAAATCCCATCTCATGCATTAATTACAGTATCCTCACAGCAAAGTGTCTGAATCTGTCATTTCTTCCACTGCTGGTTCTAGAACAACTCCCATCTTTCAGTGATAGATAttacagaaaagcagaattaaaagCCCATTTTTCAATCTGCCTACAACAGTGAGTCTGCCATTCAGAGCAGACAGAGGACTGTCAAAACTCTTTAGATTTTACTCCCAGCTATGCCACTGCCACTCAGGATCTACAACAATCTCCAAATGCTGAGTCATGGCCACTTCTATAAACAAGGATCTACAGTTCTCCGGTGGCTTGGCTGCCTGGTATGAAAGCCAACAAAGAAATTAACTAGTTTAGGCTTCATCTCTTCTAAGAGAAAAAGTCTATCAGAAGTTGGAGAAGTTTTATCATTTAACTCTCGATCACCATGGAAATAGTACAATCCTGAAACAATAAGCTGAAGTGGTCATCATTTGGCTGCATGCTATTACTAGAAACCTGCAAGCACCTATGTGAGAAGTTGAATAACAAACCAATAAACTCACCAATGTGCCTTTTTGAAATACTTTTCCTCCCACTCTAATAAATGTCCAGCCCTCACTCTGAGGGCTCTCAGGGAACTAATAGGAATAGTCTCAATTGATATCTCTATGTCACAGCTTTACACATTACCATGGCCTTGAGGAATTCACTGTGATTTCTACAATCTAGGTAGTAGCCTTCAAAAATCATATTTGCATGAGGATGAGAGAGAAGACAGTGAAAAAGAGCCTGCAAGCTGCAGACCAAGACTGGGCTGTTTAGCTCTTGCTACTTTACTTACCTTGTTTTCATCACTGTCCATATCCTGAATCAGATTATCGAGATCCTGTAtccaaagaagggaaaaggtGTTCACATTTAAAGTGATAATAGTCTGAAAAACTTTACCCCATCAGGGATCAAACCCCTGTggacaggcagggctgctgagaTGACAGCAGGTGCTTagactgtcccagctgcaagaGTTGCAGAtgtagaaaatacaaaaaaatactaattccaagtcttccctttccccacagcttttcctgcctGCCATCTCTGGGAGGTATCCCTAGAGAATGCTACGAGACTCTCCTAGACATGGCTTGTGTTGCATGAAATGAATTTGTAGGTTccccccatcccagcaggaattaCCCCATGGCCCACCCTGACCCAAAGAGTGGGATGGAAAAAACACTGTGGCAGGCAAAGGGAACCACAAAATTGGTTCCTATGGAGGCAGGAGTTTCCTCTGTGTTAGCCAGGGAGGCCTCACTGAAGGGAACACTTCTGCAGCATTTGACAGGGCCTTGTGAAGCAAATGTTCTGTGCCCCCCACGGGTATCCATTTGGGAAGTGCTGGGTAGGAGAGTGCTACAGCTACTTAGGGCTTCCTCTCAGAGTATCTTGTACAAGGCAAGCCATGCACTCCCACCCTGCAGCTATGCCCACAGCAAGGAGCCAGAGCATCTGAAGGACTCACTGAAAGAGCATACAGGCACCAGACTTCCCTGCAGCCTGTATGGTCTATATCCTTTTTACTTCAAAAGAGACACAATGCAGGACAGAATTACCTCAGCAGGAATGTTTCTGAACTCATTCAGACAGTTTAGGATAATGTTATCCCCATCATTTTTTGCTGCCACTCCAGACTCATTGACACacttcaggagctgctggatctcactgtatttctgctgcttcaCCAGCTGCTTGGCCACTCTGCTGTACACCTCTGTAGCCTCCAGCTGGAAGTCCTAGAGGTAGTTGGAACATCAGAGCAACACAGTGAATGTTCTCAGCAGGTTTGCTCAGAGGGAGTCTACACAACTGAGACAGTCTCTCCTAAGGACAAAATACCACACCACGCTCCAAAAACTCAAAGCTGTTTTGGGAGCCTCTGGTTTTCCACTCACCACTGCTCCAGGTTGACTTAAAGGTTTTTTTATAACCAGACTTGTAAAAATCACTCAAGAACAAGAGTGCTGTTACTGCCTTCTTTTCAGGAGTGgcaaaaaatcagttttatttcttctggCAAAAGCTCTTTCCTAGATCCCTACCCACCTCTCCCTCACTTAGCATATGACCAGTATATTTCTCCAGCCTCCCCACCAACAGCCACCCTTTGAATACCCCAAACAGGAGGCAATTGAccatgagggaagagatgataAAAGCTGTGAACTGATCCTGCAATGagtaagtaaagaaaaaaaaaggatggaaatggaaatgataGGCAACTGGACTCACTGCTCCATTTTTATTggaggcagtggctgctgctgctgcttagaAGTGCTGTTTTTCTAAGGCTCTCCATCTCCCTGCAAACAGGAGTTCTGTCTTGTACATCCTGACCTGAAAGAAGGAGCAGGGCCTGCCACATCCATAAATACTCTTTCAGTGTGCCACCTCTGTCCAAaagtgccctgctctgctgtctggGACTATATGGATGTGAAACACTCAGAAGAGTTTAGAGGCTCATGAGCTATGCTGACTGATAATCATTCAATTTCTACCCAGACATGAGGAATGAGAGGTCCCCAGCCAGAGTTCCCAGTTAATTAATTTTGCTCTCAAATCAGGAGAACAGAACAGAGCGAGCCCTGGCCTTATTTATTCACTGTCTTTGCATGACTGTCATGAACTGCAGAGAGGCACCACGTGAGAGGTTTCTACACACATCTGTGACTGTGGCATGCCAGAGTTCAGGCACTGAACAAGGtgcacagcaaaggaaaagctgtacTTCACTCCTTTGTAGGATCCAATTACTCTGGAAATGTCCTGCAGAAACAGCATCTTAATTTCATTACCAAGCTTCCACAAATACATGGACATGTAAGACTTAAACTTGTgacttttttcttaaaaagttttgcttttgaggggattaaaatacatttgggggtggggggaaaggCTTTTGTTTAAATAATTGCTGCTTTCAGGAGTTACTTTGCATTAATATTGCTTGTTATATCAAGTTTTTCCATACCTGAAGAACTCTAAATGcaatcccaaacccctcctcaATGTTTTTGCCTTCCAATATGACCTGAAAAGAGAGGCATAGACAAGTCTGGGAATGCACATTCCTTTTTCACTATGTACGGTTAAGTAACATTAATGCAAATCCAGCTTTTGCCCagaggcaaaaataaaatgcattacttaaaagaaaacagcacCACCCCAAGAAGTACAGCAAATTATAGGGTCTGTTGTCACACACTGCTTCCCCTAAGGGACATTAGGCAATTTACAGATGGAGATGAGCCAAAGTTAAGAATGGTTAAAATTACTGCATTATTTGCCTCGCTTCCAAATATAATGGGGTGCACAGACTAAAAGAATATAACTATTTGTATTTTGGATGCTCTGCCCATGAAAATTTGAACTTTGAGGAGATGAGCTCCTCAAGAGAACAAGTTCTCACATGTTCTCTGCTACTCTGaggaaaaacattatttttttcataaatgatGGGTTGCATTCATCGTAAGTAACCTGCCCAAAAAATACAAGAAACTGCTTCAACCATCAAATGCTTCAACCTGCACTACAAGTTAGTATTGCTAATGAAAAATAGAGCTGTGTTTAAAATAGCAATTAGTACCTTGCAAGCAACATCCATTTTCATGTTATTGTTTCCAAAGAGTGTGGGTAAGGAGGCGTCTGTCATTTGAGAAGCTCCAGAGCTCTCACACTGATGCAGGAATTTTGTTACTTCCATCTGCAGATCAACTGTATTGATGTGCCTAGACAGTGAAAAAAAGTGACTTTATTTTGTAATAGAGAAAGTGTcaattattatttatatgaaCTAATTTCTTCAATATCTTTCAAAAGAA
Proteins encoded:
- the LOC132074100 gene encoding retinol dehydrogenase 12-like encodes the protein MLNCWEAALGAAVSVPVFLFVAAPYIRRYVAGGRCKSTARLEGKVVIITGANTGIGKETARDLARRGARVIIACRDTAKAEAAASEIRAETGNQEVIAKKLDLADTKSIREFAERFLAEEKELHILINNAGVMLCPYSKTADGFEMQLGVNHLGHFLLTFLLLERLKQCAPARIVNVSSLAHHGGRIRFHDLHGEKSYNRGLAYCHSKLANVLFTRELARRLQGTKVTANALHPGSVYSDLVRHSSVMTWLWKIFSFFLKTPCEGAQTSIYCAVAEELESVTGQYFSDCQPAYVSPRGRDDETAKKLWSVSCELLGIQWD